A single region of the Apodemus sylvaticus chromosome 7, mApoSyl1.1, whole genome shotgun sequence genome encodes:
- the Ap1m2 gene encoding AP-1 complex subunit mu-2 isoform X1 — translation MSASAVFILDVKGKPLISRNYKGDVPMTEIEHFMPLLMQQEEEGVLAPLLSHGRVHFLWIKHSNLYLVATTLKNANASLVYSFLYKTVEVFCEYFKELEEESIRDNFVIVYELLDELMDFGFPQTTDSKILQEYITQQGNKLETGKSRVPSTVTNAVSWRSEGIKYKKNEVFIDVIESVNLLVNANGSVLLSEIVGTIKLKVFLSGMPELRLGLNDRVLFELTGLSGSKNKSVELEDVKFHQCVRLSRFDNDRTISFIPPDGDFELMSYRLSTQVKPLIWIESVIEKFSHSRVEIMVKAKGQFKKQSVANGVEISVPVPSDADSPRFKTSVGSAKYVPEKNVVIWSIKSFPGGKEYLMRAHFGLPSVETEEVEGRPPIGVKFEIPYFTVSGIQVRYMKIIEKSGYQALPWVRYITQSGDYQLRTS, via the exons ATGTCGGCCTCGGCAGTCTTCATACTGGACGTCAAGGGCAAG CCTCTCATCAGCCGGAACTACAAAGGCGATGTGCCCATGACGGAGATTGAACACTTCATGCCCCTGCTGatgcagcaggaggaggagggcgtGCTGGCCCCGCTGCTGAGCCACGGCCGAGTGCACTTCTTGTGGATCAAACACAGCAACCTTTACT TGGTGGCCACCACTCTGAAGAACGCCAATGCCTCTCTGGTGTACTCCTTTCTGTACAAGACTGTGGAG GTCTTCTGCGAATACTTTAAGGAACTGGAGGAGGAGAGCATCCGCGACAACTTCGTCATCGTCTACGAACTGCTGGACGAGCTCATGGACTTCGGCTTTCCACAGACCACAGACAGCAAGATCCTGCAGGA GTACATCACACAGCAGGGCAACAAGCTGGAGACGGGCAAGTCCCGAGTGCCATCTACGGTCACCAACGCTGTGTCCTGGCGCTCGGAGGGCATCAAGTACAAAAAGAACGAGGTCTTCATTGATGTCATAGAGTCTGTTAACCTTCTA GTCAATGCTAACGGCAGTGTCTTGCTCAGCGAGATTGTGGGCACCATCAAGCTGAAGGTGTTTCTGTCTGGGATGCCAGAGCTGCGGCTGGGTCTCAATGACCGGGTGCTCTTTGAGCTTACTGGCC TTTCAGGCAGCAAGAACAAGTCTGTGGAACTGGAGGATGTGAAATTCCACCAGTGTGTGAGGCTTTCGCGCTTCGACAACGACCGCACCATCTCCTTCATACCCCCAGATGGGGACTTCGAACTCATGTCCTACCGGCTCAGCACCCAG GTCAAACCCCTGATCTGGATCGAGTCAGTCATTGAGAAATTCTCCCACAGCCGCGTGGAGATCATGGTGAAG GCCAAGGGTCAGTTTAAGAAGCAGTCGGTGGCCAATGGCGTGGAAATCTCTGTGCCCGTGCCTAGTGATGCAGATTCCCCACGCTTCAAGACCAGCGTGGGCAGCGCCAAGTATGTGCCTGAGAAGAATGTTGTCATCTGGAGCATCAAGTCCTTCCCT GGGGGCAAGGAGTACTTGATGCGAGCCCACTTCGGCCTCCCCAGCGTGGAAACTGAGGAGGTGGAGGGCCGGCCACCCATCGGGGTCAAGTTTGAGATTCCATACTTTACTGTTTCCGGCATCCAG GTCCGTTACATGAAGATCATCGAGAAAAGTGGGTACCAGGCCCTGCCCTGGGTCCGATACATCACCCAGAGTGGTG ATTATCAACTCCGTACCAGCTAG
- the Ap1m2 gene encoding AP-1 complex subunit mu-2 isoform X2 — translation MSASAVFILDVKGKPLISRNYKGDVPMTEIEHFMPLLMQQEEEGVLAPLLSHGRVHFLWIKHSNLYLVATTLKNANASLVYSFLYKTVEVFCEYFKELEEESIRDNFVIVYELLDELMDFGFPQTTDSKILQEYITQQGNKLETGKSRVPSTVTNAVSWRSEGIKYKKNEVFIDVIESVNLLVNANGSVLLSEIVGTIKLKVFLSGMPELRLGLNDRVLFELTGRSKNKSVELEDVKFHQCVRLSRFDNDRTISFIPPDGDFELMSYRLSTQVKPLIWIESVIEKFSHSRVEIMVKAKGQFKKQSVANGVEISVPVPSDADSPRFKTSVGSAKYVPEKNVVIWSIKSFPGGKEYLMRAHFGLPSVETEEVEGRPPIGVKFEIPYFTVSGIQVRYMKIIEKSGYQALPWVRYITQSGDYQLRTS, via the exons ATGTCGGCCTCGGCAGTCTTCATACTGGACGTCAAGGGCAAG CCTCTCATCAGCCGGAACTACAAAGGCGATGTGCCCATGACGGAGATTGAACACTTCATGCCCCTGCTGatgcagcaggaggaggagggcgtGCTGGCCCCGCTGCTGAGCCACGGCCGAGTGCACTTCTTGTGGATCAAACACAGCAACCTTTACT TGGTGGCCACCACTCTGAAGAACGCCAATGCCTCTCTGGTGTACTCCTTTCTGTACAAGACTGTGGAG GTCTTCTGCGAATACTTTAAGGAACTGGAGGAGGAGAGCATCCGCGACAACTTCGTCATCGTCTACGAACTGCTGGACGAGCTCATGGACTTCGGCTTTCCACAGACCACAGACAGCAAGATCCTGCAGGA GTACATCACACAGCAGGGCAACAAGCTGGAGACGGGCAAGTCCCGAGTGCCATCTACGGTCACCAACGCTGTGTCCTGGCGCTCGGAGGGCATCAAGTACAAAAAGAACGAGGTCTTCATTGATGTCATAGAGTCTGTTAACCTTCTA GTCAATGCTAACGGCAGTGTCTTGCTCAGCGAGATTGTGGGCACCATCAAGCTGAAGGTGTTTCTGTCTGGGATGCCAGAGCTGCGGCTGGGTCTCAATGACCGGGTGCTCTTTGAGCTTACTGGCC GCAGCAAGAACAAGTCTGTGGAACTGGAGGATGTGAAATTCCACCAGTGTGTGAGGCTTTCGCGCTTCGACAACGACCGCACCATCTCCTTCATACCCCCAGATGGGGACTTCGAACTCATGTCCTACCGGCTCAGCACCCAG GTCAAACCCCTGATCTGGATCGAGTCAGTCATTGAGAAATTCTCCCACAGCCGCGTGGAGATCATGGTGAAG GCCAAGGGTCAGTTTAAGAAGCAGTCGGTGGCCAATGGCGTGGAAATCTCTGTGCCCGTGCCTAGTGATGCAGATTCCCCACGCTTCAAGACCAGCGTGGGCAGCGCCAAGTATGTGCCTGAGAAGAATGTTGTCATCTGGAGCATCAAGTCCTTCCCT GGGGGCAAGGAGTACTTGATGCGAGCCCACTTCGGCCTCCCCAGCGTGGAAACTGAGGAGGTGGAGGGCCGGCCACCCATCGGGGTCAAGTTTGAGATTCCATACTTTACTGTTTCCGGCATCCAG GTCCGTTACATGAAGATCATCGAGAAAAGTGGGTACCAGGCCCTGCCCTGGGTCCGATACATCACCCAGAGTGGTG ATTATCAACTCCGTACCAGCTAG
- the Cdkn2d gene encoding cyclin-dependent kinase 4 inhibitor D isoform X1: MLVEEVCVGDRLSGAAARGDVQEVRRLLHRELVHPDALNRFGKTALQVRPGWSPAPTLHLLTRVMMFGSPAVALELLKQGASPNVQDASGTSPVHDAARTGFLDTLKVLVEHGADVNALDSTGSLPIHLAIREGHSSVVGFLAPESDLHHRDAAGLTPLELARQRGAQNLMDILQGHMRIPM, encoded by the exons ATGCTCGTGGAAGAAGTCTGCGTTGGCGACCGGTTGAGTGGCGCAGCGGCCCGTGGCGACGTGCAAGAGGTGCGCCGCCTTCTCCACCGGGAGCTGGTGCATCCTGACGCCCTGAACCGCTTTGGCAAGACGGCCTTGCAGGTGAGGCCTGGCTGGTCCCCGGCGCCCACACTCCATCTCCTGACCCGG gtcATGATGTTTGGAAGTCCAGCGGTTGCTCTGGAACTCCTGAAGCAAGGTGCCAGCCCCAATGTCCAAGATGCCTCTGGTACCAGCCCCGTGCATGATGCAGCTCGCACTGGGTTCCTGGACACCCTGAAGGTTCTGGTGGAGCACGGCGCTGACGTCAATGCCCTGGACAGCACAGGCTCACTCCCCATCCATCTGGCCATAAGAGAGGGCCACAGCTCCGTGGTCGGCTTCCTAGCTCCTGAATCTGACCTCCATCACAGGGACGCTGCAGGTCTCACTCCCCTGGAGCTGGCTCGGCAGAGAGGGGCTCAGAACCTCATGGACATTCTGCAGGGGCACATGAGGATCCCAATGTGA
- the Cdkn2d gene encoding cyclin-dependent kinase 4 inhibitor D isoform X2 translates to MLVEEVCVGDRLSGAAARGDVQEVRRLLHRELVHPDALNRFGKTALQVMMFGSPAVALELLKQGASPNVQDASGTSPVHDAARTGFLDTLKVLVEHGADVNALDSTGSLPIHLAIREGHSSVVGFLAPESDLHHRDAAGLTPLELARQRGAQNLMDILQGHMRIPM, encoded by the exons ATGCTCGTGGAAGAAGTCTGCGTTGGCGACCGGTTGAGTGGCGCAGCGGCCCGTGGCGACGTGCAAGAGGTGCGCCGCCTTCTCCACCGGGAGCTGGTGCATCCTGACGCCCTGAACCGCTTTGGCAAGACGGCCTTGCAG gtcATGATGTTTGGAAGTCCAGCGGTTGCTCTGGAACTCCTGAAGCAAGGTGCCAGCCCCAATGTCCAAGATGCCTCTGGTACCAGCCCCGTGCATGATGCAGCTCGCACTGGGTTCCTGGACACCCTGAAGGTTCTGGTGGAGCACGGCGCTGACGTCAATGCCCTGGACAGCACAGGCTCACTCCCCATCCATCTGGCCATAAGAGAGGGCCACAGCTCCGTGGTCGGCTTCCTAGCTCCTGAATCTGACCTCCATCACAGGGACGCTGCAGGTCTCACTCCCCTGGAGCTGGCTCGGCAGAGAGGGGCTCAGAACCTCATGGACATTCTGCAGGGGCACATGAGGATCCCAATGTGA